From the genome of Adhaeribacter pallidiroseus:
CTATCCGATTTTAAGTTTTGCTGCGGTTGTAGTTAATGGCAAATTCTTTTATATCCCCGATGGAGGCTCGAAGCAAAAGATTGGAGCCTTCATTTTTCTACGTCATTCTAGGAGGAACCTATTTAACTACGTAGCGAAATAGGTTCCTCCTGAATGACGCTCACAACTTATTCTCTTGCTGAGAATCACTACTTCCATTCTGGCCAACAAAATTTCATATAGCTTGCAACCAGAACACACCATTCTGGGTCAATTATTTACAAGGCGAGCAGGCCTAAAATATTGGTCTTGCAATCTTCATTGAAACCGGAAGTAGAAATTTTAAAAATTTAAAAAATGAATCTGCCAAAAGCTTTACTCAGCGCAATTTTATTAGGCATTACCGTGCACACCACTACGAGTTGCACCGACAAAAACGAACTACCCGGACCCAAAACGGAAAAAGAAAAAACTAGTAAAACTCCCGAAAAAAACGATCCCGGCAATTGCCCGGGTTGCGGTATGGGTTAAGGATTAATTTTATCTAAATTAAAGAACCCATAACGGTGCCGGAAAAAGTTTTAGCCGCGGTAGCTTGTAACTTAGATGTAGACATTCTGGCGGCGGCCTTGCCCTTGTTTGCGGCCGGCCAGGTCGAAGCCATTGAATGGTCGTTTGATACGCTTTTCCGCACGCCCCAGATGCCCGACTGGTTTGCGGAGTTATTACAAACATATAGTCAGCAAAACCGGCTAATTGGCCACGGCGTGTATTTTTCGCTTTTTTCGGGGCAATGGAGTGTGAACCAGCAAAACTGGCT
Proteins encoded in this window:
- a CDS encoding chryseobasin-related MNIO class RiPP peptide translates to MNLPKALLSAILLGITVHTTTSCTDKNELPGPKTEKEKTSKTPEKNDPGNCPGCGMG